The following coding sequences lie in one Moritella viscosa genomic window:
- the glpD gene encoding aerobic glycerol-3-phosphate dehydrogenase: protein MNHILTSLSRKQHLSQIQQTADNTVWDMIVVGGGITGAGILLSASQAGLKVLLVEQQDFAWGASSKSSKMVHGGLRYLGSGQYNMTKDAVTEREKLLNELPGLVNPLQFLMGHYKSQFPGPFVFNSLLTIYDWIGGKRNHSYINQGIGDFHVPGIEQNKLQGATQFADAVTDDARLVMRVLQEAQELGGRAINYLSAEHLIKTADRVTGIKVSDQVSGQVFSLKANVVINATGPWTDKLRQQLQAKKAIRPLRGSHLIIPSWRLPLAYSVSYFHPEDKRPIFAFPWENSTVIGTTDLDHNSDLDQQPCISQSEVDYLLTGINRQFPQANISEADVISTYAGIRPVVSNSTNSTANTRSKVKNTKPSDEKREHSIWNEQGLISVAGGKLTTFRLIALDVLKVAQHYLPDINLIELQAAKLFQPIKVKPIDSILTPQQIQRLKSQYGNHYSHLINNATHGDLKLIGSTNTLFAELKWILQHEMVIHLDDLLLRRCRIGLLLPKGGEQLFVQLQPLCQAALHWNEAQWQHEVGRYQTIIQRYYSLPKHSHCLPKHNDSSPHVVAS, encoded by the coding sequence ATGAACCATATATTAACCAGCTTGAGTCGTAAACAGCATCTATCTCAGATCCAACAAACTGCTGATAATACTGTTTGGGATATGATTGTTGTTGGTGGGGGAATCACGGGGGCTGGCATATTGTTAAGTGCCAGCCAAGCTGGACTGAAAGTATTATTAGTTGAGCAACAAGATTTTGCTTGGGGTGCATCCAGCAAGTCTTCAAAAATGGTACACGGCGGTCTGCGTTATCTTGGTAGTGGTCAATATAATATGACCAAAGATGCCGTGACTGAACGTGAAAAACTGCTTAACGAGTTACCCGGTTTAGTCAACCCTCTGCAATTTTTGATGGGCCATTATAAATCTCAATTTCCAGGCCCCTTTGTGTTTAATAGCTTGCTGACCATCTATGATTGGATTGGTGGGAAACGTAATCATAGTTATATTAATCAAGGCATTGGTGACTTTCATGTCCCAGGGATTGAACAGAACAAATTGCAGGGTGCAACACAGTTTGCCGATGCAGTCACTGACGATGCTCGTTTGGTCATGCGGGTATTACAAGAAGCGCAAGAACTTGGTGGTCGTGCCATCAATTATCTCAGCGCAGAGCATCTGATTAAAACCGCCGATAGAGTCACTGGCATTAAAGTATCTGATCAGGTATCTGGACAAGTATTTAGCTTAAAAGCCAACGTGGTAATCAATGCAACGGGTCCTTGGACTGACAAATTACGCCAGCAACTGCAAGCTAAAAAAGCGATTAGGCCATTGCGAGGCAGTCATTTAATTATCCCAAGCTGGCGCTTACCACTCGCCTATTCGGTTAGCTACTTCCACCCTGAAGACAAGCGTCCTATCTTTGCTTTTCCTTGGGAGAATAGTACTGTGATTGGTACTACAGATCTTGATCATAACAGCGATTTAGATCAACAACCTTGCATTAGCCAAAGCGAAGTTGATTATTTACTTACCGGGATCAACAGGCAGTTTCCGCAAGCTAATATTAGCGAAGCCGATGTGATATCAACCTACGCTGGGATCCGGCCTGTAGTCAGTAATAGTACAAATAGCACTGCCAATACCAGAAGTAAGGTAAAAAATACCAAACCGTCAGATGAAAAACGTGAACATTCTATCTGGAATGAACAAGGTTTGATCAGTGTCGCAGGCGGTAAGCTCACCACCTTCAGGTTAATCGCTCTCGATGTATTAAAGGTCGCGCAGCATTACTTACCAGATATAAATCTCATCGAGTTACAAGCAGCTAAACTATTTCAACCGATCAAAGTTAAGCCAATCGACAGTATCTTGACCCCGCAGCAAATACAGCGTTTAAAAAGTCAGTATGGTAACCACTATAGTCATTTGATCAATAACGCCACTCACGGTGATCTCAAGTTGATTGGTAGCACAAATACATTATTTGCTGAACTAAAGTGGATACTACAGCACGAAATGGTGATTCATCTTGATGATTTATTACTACGTCGTTGTCGTATCGGGCTATTATTGCCAAAAGGTGGAGAACAGTTATTCGTGCAATTACAGCCGCTTTGCCAAGCAGCGTTACACTGGAATGAAGCGCAATGGCAACACGAAGTCGGTCGCTATCAAACCATAATTCAGCGTTACTATAGTTTGCCAAAGCATAGTCATTGTTTACCAAAACATAACGATAGCTCACCTCACGTTGTGGCAAGCTAG
- a CDS encoding carbohydrate kinase, FGGY family: MDSRTPTSLPLASEQQRYLLSIDNGTQSVRALLFDNQGNLIAKGQQVITPYFSAQPGWAEQDPDYYWLAVKQACDLLWQDLKQFPEINKQDIVGMSITTQRGTVINLDAEGKPLRPAIIWLDQRHAQQENIQWPWNWLFNIARVEDIIQRFQEKSQAIWIRQNQPDIWRDTSKYLLLSGFLNYKFTDNIVDSIGSQVGYIPFDYKKLAWLKKSDWRWNMLAIDPKMLPKLIEPGELIGHVTEGAAAYTGIPAGLPVIASASDKACEIIGSGGNRPHIACLSYGTTATINITTEKYVEATPHLPPFPSAIPRHYSSEVMIYRGFWLISWFKKEFGLREQHLADAEGIAPEVLFDRLVAKIPAGSMGLMLQPYWTPGARDPGPEAKGGIIGFGDVHTRTHIYRAILEGLAYSLREGKERISKRNKVKITTLRVSGGGSQSDVAMQLTANIFNMPAERPHTFETSGLGAAIVTAVGLGIYADFDQAISGMTRVNKVFQPQPEIVATYDALYNQVYLKMYKQLQPLYQSIRTITGYPK, translated from the coding sequence ATGGATAGTCGTACTCCAACATCATTACCTTTAGCATCGGAGCAGCAACGCTATTTGTTAAGTATTGATAATGGAACCCAAAGTGTTCGCGCACTGCTTTTTGATAACCAAGGAAATTTGATCGCCAAAGGACAGCAAGTGATCACCCCCTACTTTTCAGCGCAACCAGGTTGGGCAGAGCAGGATCCTGATTACTACTGGCTAGCCGTCAAACAGGCCTGTGATTTACTTTGGCAAGATCTTAAGCAATTCCCTGAGATCAATAAACAAGACATAGTAGGCATGTCGATCACCACCCAACGTGGCACAGTGATCAATCTCGATGCGGAAGGTAAACCATTACGACCGGCGATCATCTGGTTAGATCAACGTCATGCGCAACAAGAGAATATTCAATGGCCTTGGAACTGGTTATTTAACATTGCCCGTGTTGAGGATATTATTCAGCGCTTTCAAGAAAAATCACAAGCGATTTGGATCCGTCAGAATCAACCCGACATATGGCGCGATACATCCAAATACTTACTGTTATCAGGCTTTCTAAATTATAAGTTCACCGATAACATAGTTGATTCAATCGGTAGCCAAGTTGGCTATATTCCGTTTGATTATAAAAAATTAGCGTGGTTAAAAAAATCGGATTGGCGCTGGAATATGCTAGCGATAGATCCGAAAATGTTACCTAAACTCATTGAACCCGGTGAACTTATTGGTCATGTTACCGAAGGTGCGGCGGCCTATACAGGGATTCCAGCTGGGTTACCTGTGATAGCCTCGGCATCAGACAAAGCTTGCGAAATTATCGGCTCTGGTGGTAACCGCCCTCACATCGCGTGTTTAAGTTATGGCACTACCGCTACGATTAATATCACCACAGAAAAATACGTGGAAGCCACCCCACATTTACCGCCATTTCCTTCCGCGATACCCCGTCACTATTCTTCAGAGGTCATGATTTATCGTGGTTTTTGGCTAATCAGTTGGTTTAAAAAAGAGTTTGGTTTACGAGAACAACATCTCGCAGATGCTGAAGGTATCGCACCAGAAGTATTATTCGATCGCTTAGTCGCAAAAATTCCAGCCGGTTCTATGGGGCTGATGTTACAACCCTATTGGACACCTGGCGCACGCGATCCCGGACCTGAAGCCAAAGGCGGTATTATTGGTTTTGGTGATGTACATACCCGTACCCATATCTATCGTGCGATATTAGAAGGACTTGCCTATTCATTACGAGAAGGTAAAGAACGTATCAGTAAACGTAACAAGGTAAAAATAACCACGTTGCGGGTATCAGGAGGCGGTTCTCAAAGTGATGTCGCGATGCAATTAACGGCCAATATTTTTAATATGCCAGCAGAACGCCCACATACATTCGAAACATCGGGATTAGGGGCTGCGATTGTTACTGCAGTTGGGCTCGGTATTTATGCCGACTTTGATCAGGCAATTTCAGGAATGACACGAGTAAATAAAGTCTTTCAACCGCAGCCAGAGATCGTCGCGACTTATGATGCACTTTATAACCAAGTCTATCTAAAGATGTATAAACAGTTACAACCTTTATACCAGTCTATTCGTACCATCACTGGCTACCCAAAATAG